The window acttATAGGAAACTGATTTTTAGATTGAACAATTTAggaacaaatataaaaatcaatttttttcatcttaATCGTGAAATCACGcgtttaattgtaaaaatatatgattttatcttaatcgataaaatcatatttttacaaataaacgctacattaaaataaacttatatacaattgtaatttacaGTAAAAGCAAGTAAATGCAATAATACActtgtacatttataatactcatataaaaatgtaatacttatGAGAACGTACCTActtacatttttacttttggtCAGTCGTTCACATACAATGAGTGCTCAAGTAATTCCTGCACAGTACAGTCTTTTTCTGTCATCGGGCTTGAGGTAAATTTAGTTTCACCAGCTTCAATCTTCTCAGTACATGTTCTATCATAGCTTGTTCAGTTACTCTCTAAGGTCAACTTTGAATATTGTGatccataaaataattattaaaaggatttaaaagatttttgaatataaaaataaaatctcagtgacaaatacaaaaaattgggcattacaaaaatcaaaattactgataaattaaaaagaagtttcactttttttattattatttggtaTTTATTAAggtttcaatttttatgttgtgtgtgtatgtattatGTGCATTTTACTTATAGTATTAAGTGGCAAATCTagagtgtaaaaaaataggaGATTCtatctaatataaatatatctattgtttttattataatgtaaaatatattgttaaattatatatatattatatatatatgtatatatatatatatatatatgtatatatatatatatatatatcatttataaacataaaatagttTCTTAAGGATTATCTGCGTGAAAAATGGAGATAGCAAAGGAACTTGTATTGACTCttaagcaaaataataaatctcatGTTGGATACGGATTGCAAAAGGAGTGCGAAGCTCTCGTTGGGCATATCTTGCAAAATATGGTCAGATCCCAAATGCCTCCTTTGCATGCTTTAGTGAAAAATGAGGAAGATTCTATTAGATATAGAGAAGAAGGtatgtgttttattttcttggtatcaacatacatattataatactttgtcataattcaaataaattttcaggTAATCAACATTTTGTAATGGGCGATGACCTAGAAGCTATTGAATGTTACACCCTGAGCTTGGCATACGCCGACAGCAATGAACTCATGGCATATGCGTATGCGAACCGATCCGCTGCCTTATACAGAAAACAATTGTATAAGGAATGCTTAATAGATATTGATGCGGCTTTATCTCATGGATATCcaaaagagaaacaaaaaaacttgAAGGACAGAGGGGATAAAGCGATaaccgagattaaaaaattgctcaaACTAGACTCGAAAGATGTCGATTATCAGAAAACTACAAATGAATCTTATTTATGCGATAGTATCGAGAGATCTCTTACAAAACCGGAAGATATAGGAAATGGAACAATAAAGAACGGTCAAGAGTTTCTGCAGAAACAAGCCGCGGCAACTGACGAAGACTATCTTCATTATGCATCGAAGATTTTTCCACAGAAACCAAGATATTTGCAGAAGGAAGATTTCTCCAAATTAACGTATGGTCCGAGTCAAGAAGTTCCTGCTGTCAGTGATGGTGTTGTGATATCTTTCTCTGAGAAATACGGTAGACACTACGTAGCGACACGGGAATTTAAACCTGGCGATATAGTCAGCATTGAAGATCCATATGCACATGTTATCTATGAAGAACGGTGAGTTGTTAAATGTTGcatctattttattatgtctctctattctaaaaaaatcttacatcTCGATcgtacccatacagcacaaagcaTTCCAACAACATTACAGCAACATTGTAATCTTGCAGATTGTaatgcaatattgcagaaacATTGCATTATCATGGATTTGCTAACTTTCAATGTCACactaatgttttataaacattgcaaaaatattgtaatgctatattttctgattattattaattattattataaggactattattattattattattattattattattatattataagagacttttatcatatatgcatatacttgcatttaacatatttaatataaaattaaataatataaaattttatgaaagaagaaatatttcaaataaaatataattacatattgttcacgtgtgtgtgtatacatacacacgtatACACTGAGTCATTAAACACACTGTatgttaaaattctttttttattctttaaacattattctttaatggctattaaaaataatttgctttttttgtctaataaaataattatattaatattactgattaaatttgtatttatcttattttattcccaataaaaaatatgatatattttaatttaatctaatttgtatttatgcaaaacttttatatttgtatttatgcataatttttatttatgcaaaactcaatataataataattataataatttaagctatataatataaaacaataataaaaaaaccatttttattcattattgcaAATACATTGCGCTGCAACattgttacaatattataacgcAATATTGctaaaagcggacattttgACATTGTTGTAACATTGCATCGATATTGCATCTACATTATGCAACTAAtatgcaatattgcaatcttGCAATAAAAGATTTCTACAATCTTTCCGCAATTTTTCAGTGCTGTATGggtaatatctttaaatattgttcatattttaattcatgaaGGTTTCTAAAAGAATACCTTAAACTTCTTCAGAATGTAATGGATATtaggaaatatattttataagtgttTTTCggaaattatacaataaaaaattttagatttcagagaaataaaatttacatatataaagacttattttgttttctcttcTAAAAGATTTAcacagagaaaattttcttttaaaatttaccctcaaaatctggtaattgtggaataatgtgtcacctcgaggaattttattatattttttagtgaaATTTACTGTAcctttaatcaattttactaaaaattgtagtaaaattcttcgaggtcacacattattctataattactaaattttgaggataaattttaagagaaaattctctccgtgtatagaGACTTTTTCCAACATTTAAAAGAAGTGTtccaatttgtataaaaattaaaaaattttttaattataaaattatatgtagaaattgtaaaaattatatttttacaaagaatttCCACTAAAATTTGATTACTATGTTATCCAATATTTACAGGTATTATACACATTGTCATTATTGTCTATCGAgaagttataatttaataccgTGCTCAGAATGTCCGTTAGCTCAGTATTGCTCCGAGAATTGTAGGAAGCTGGCGTGGAAAACATGTCACGAGATAGAATGtccaattttaaaattgttaacaaaCTTGCTCAATGTGGACAAGGACAAGATAAGAATGATTTCGAAGATTATTCGATTGCTGATTGTAATAACCGAGAATGgaactaaaattaaagaacTGCAACGCGATATAGAAACTGCGGAATCTAATTCaggtatataattattatataaatttaaaatattaaatgtaattggTTCATTACGTAATGAATCCTTCTTTGATTCTTTCTATTGTAGACAACAGAACAGCGGGTTTTACAGATACTGGAATACTAGATAGTTTTAGTACCCGATCCGCACTAAGCCTAGCGACCAATATGACTACGAGACCATTGATTGGAATTAGTGCGTTTGCTTGTATCTCTGCCCTCGCAGTAATTCTTTTAGCTacacaaacaaaattttttcctaaaaaatacgaaattgATGATTTGAAAGATATCAGCGAATTTTCCGAACTCAAATTTTGTGCCAGTATAATGTTTCGTGCCTGCGTGATAATGTCTTCTAATTGCTTTTCCGTGAGTTTTCTTTTTcgtaattctaattttattatgaattattatattattattatatatatatatatatatatatatatatatacacacatatctttaaagaaaattatttttacttgaaaatatttttaataactattatttttaaaaaccgaATGTATGTCCTAAGATCAAATACTATTCATATGTGGATGcgtgtgtaaaatttatattaattaattcagaattttctctctctctctctctctcaagatGTACAGTCTACATTTATCTTATAGATACAACAAGAACCAGGAATTGTATCAGGTTCAGGCTTATACGTGGCTCACAGCTTATATAATCACTCTTGCGCACCGAATACTTTTCGCCATTTTGAGGGATTGACAATGATTACGCGTGTTTTGATACCTATACATCCCGGAgatcaaatatttacaagCTATGGCGGCGTTTACGCGCATATGTCACGGGCCGAAAGGAAGCAAAAGATACTGCAAGATTACTTTCTCGATTGCAATTGTCCAGCATGCGAGAAGAACTGGCCGACATATAATGAGATTCTACGAAATCATGTTGGATCAATCTCCAAAAATAAGCAACTTGTAGAAAAACTGAAACCTTTCAGGGAGAGATTACTCGTAAATATGTACGACATTGAAGCAGTGAAGACCGTTCTCGATATATTATACAAGGAAGTTAGTGAATATCCATGTGAGGAGATACTCCACGCGGAGCAGTATTTAAAAAGCTACTATTTgggtaaatttaaataaacattacaattttaatttgctttaTGCTTCAGCGTAATCTTTGTCCGCATATAACTTCGCTTATTGGTTTTTGCTTTGACGATTTCTTTtgcttataatatattttcttgattaataGATCAAGCAGCTTGATGTAATCATGTActtaatacattttgtttCCCCATTGCagacaataaaattacttttagcagcaattataattttttatgattatttccTGCTTTACTATATTTGCTTATTGCTTTATAAAAACGCTATgataataatgtacaattatattagttaattaaaaaatgttcttctAAATTTCAGATCCATAAACtctttaacaataaatattgatgGTAAGATAGTAACACATTGTTTGAAGAAATACCTTTTTagaatattcattaaaaacattgtaatatctaaattacatttataaaataccttatgttaatttataattaataaggcaacatgattttatatttacgtgATATTGAACGTAACAAAAgtacaaatttaaaactaaatttttattaattttaattattctttattaaatgttatgaaACCCCttaacacaattatattttttccatcACATAAACCATAAAGTCAAATTTATCAAACGCATAAAAAGAATGAGATTAACGAAAGTTAGAAAAACGATTTaggagaataaaaaatatagtacgatttgaaatagaaaatacattaataattacttatatatttcattataatagGCATTCAATATATGACATGTTACAATCAGTATTCAACAGTGTTGGATAGGAAAAATTTTCAGGGGCAGTGTTTCGATTTTATTCTGTATACACTATACATTACTTTatcaaagtaaaaaacaatttacaatGTTACGAATGCGCGTATCTCAGCAAGCTCAATGttcaatgaaaataaatcattaatagTATTTTACACTTagcgattaaaaattaaaatccattttttcaaCATGTAGATacactattttttcttttcaagcAGCACACATGTGCGAAATGTGATATTAtgctttaaattaataatttaaaaaactcaatATAGTCaataaaattcgataaaattgcaaaagatttagaagacattaaaaatttatctacaaaaattaaaacttatcgCACTAAAGATAATCgatagtatatatttaaagttaaaatattcattcattaaaattttgatcgtttgtattgtttatataaaaaaatcagttaatataaaaatccaatTAACGTAAggacacatttttattaatttgccttaattcaatttttcttcaaatttttgtataacattataaGATTATCGGCGCATGTGTGTGGTTAAGTGTAGTTTCTAGAATATGAATTATCATTTTCATGACAATCCTACCTACTGAgatcaaaattatatgatatttaattgGTACTTTCGCGCAAAAAAAACCTAAGAAATTcacttttgaaatatatatatatatatatatatatatatatatatatatgtttctaaaaattgataaaatatcaagaaacgtattttgcaataatagtCTATCATTAAGACTATCCATGCGACTATTTcgtctagaaaaaaaaacctacGGATAAATGCAACAATAAAGTAACTATATCggtattatatagttttaagcGCTCGCGAGTATTCGAGGATTCTCTCGAAAATTCGGTGACACACTCTTCGGTAACGCGAAGAGAGGTAACTTAATGATTAAgcaacattgataaaaaatatactttttaacgTGTTGAAACTCCTTACATCACGATCATCGACAGACGTTTTTCCTCGAATTTGCCACGCTTAATCTCCTTACTTGTtcgttaaatatataactctATTTTAAGTAGCTACGTTTTTGTTGTTTGAAGCATCTTTATATCGCATCACACTTCTGCTCACAAAAAACTATAACAAGATGCTCGAAACTTTCAAATACTGCAGATACTGCGGATGTCGCatgtctttaataattaaaaatatataaaataacagtaCATTTAAGGCTGCCTTAATTCAAGGTTTGTGATGTTTCGTCTATCTCTTggtaaactataattttttaaatcctataattatattgttatacaaCATGCATCagattcattattaaattaatgaacaaattaAAGTCAGCCATGTAAAACAATAGACCAAACCTCGTgtcaaaaatctttaaatttattctataattttggATATTTTGATATGATACTCTTTCAAAATCATCTTATttccatttattaataaaattaaaaaaaaatttttctgtaaaaaagatCATATAAGaggatttatatttcttatattatatgataaataaaacatttttaggcCCACTTTCGTTAAAAATCATTGATTCCCTGTCAATTCCAAAAGTTATCCATTTGGAATActtttaaatagaatacaaTGATGTAGATGtcaataaaatgtgtaaagtttgtattaaaaattgatcacTCGTCGCTCGCGGGGTGCGAATGATTATCGCTGAAATGTTGcgtaaaaatctaaatatttcttaaaaaatctacGATATATAAATCCTATCTATATCGTCGCTGTGTACAGTTTATTCAGTaagagtaattaattattgatggTTCTGTAGAGCGCAAAATTGATGCATGGTCAGCATGGAGAACCGATATGGAGCAGGTCTACGATCCAACCTCCTCTGGCCTAGCTAACGGCGCCTTGGACCTTTCTGTAGTGGTAGTTACTGTAGTCGTAGTGACCTCTAAATTGGCCAAATCCGCCGCATTAatctgtaatatttaaaatttatttattacttgatagacgttttttaataaaaaatagtaaaatctATTCGGTTAGTAATTAAAAGcttcacatttattttaatgttgtaaGTCAGTTGATGAATATCGCATGAAAGTAGGAGCGAGgaataaattaacagaaataaaTGAATGGAAAGTTGATGCATTTAATAGTGGAAGGTCAATTGACTAATGGTACGACAAAGTACTAAAGCGTCAACATGAGATAATATCGAGGTAACGGCCGACaccaattaattataattatattcagtGCCGTTTGCTGACCTCGACGTTTGGGGGCAGAGTGATGGTAGCGTGTGTCGTTGTTGTTTCGATACCGCTGCATATCTCTCGCTCTACTGTAGTGCCTGcacaataaaacaaataccaaacaaaaagaatgataaaaaaatataataaatgcaaataacaCAAaggcagaaaaaaataaaacaaattattcgaAAGTATTGGAAGGTAAAGACAAAATATAGAGTAATTGtaaaatccaagataatatgTCAATATCCGTCGAGTCTGTCGATTAGTAATTCTggaaaatcagtgaaaaataCGTTGGCCTAAAAAAACTCGATTATCcacgcattaaaaattttcaagaaacaagTGTACTCAAAGATCAATTTCTTTATGAATCGTCAATCTGATAGTCCAATGATTAGATGATAGatctaaataaatcatttcacAAATTTAGATCGATTGCGATTTCACTCACTGTTTACGTGTTGCGTTTCATTCGCCTGACTCGTCTCGACTTCGCCATTAGCGGTCGTACTATTCGTGGTTTGCGTAACTACAGTGGTCGTTTTCACCACTAGTGATTGATTTTGAGTGGCTATCTCGGAAGTTCGTGAAGTCACCTCCATCTTAAGTCCTGCCAAACGATTGTGAAGCTCTTCGGAAGACGTCGCGTTTCTGAAAAGTGGACTGTTACTGCCAAAAAGAATGGCAAGTACATCGAATGTTGGCATTAATTAATACAGCggcgaaataaattatcaagCCATGTAGTATGTGTTCAATAATAtgttcatataaattaaatatatatacacgaagtaatattaaataaaaataataatccactaaacttacaaataaaacaaaatttatcatatataaataaataataaattaaaataaaatatctgatAATGTCAACTGAACTTACAGCAAATGATCTTTAACACTGTCGATCGTAATATCTCCGATAGAACTTAAATCCTGACGGTCGTCTTCTCCATTTACATCTACACTACTTGTAGCCGGTCGCAGTGATGGTTCCTTCGGAGATTCTTCCTCTCCAGCTAAAAGACATGCGTTCACATCGACACTAAACGACACTATTACAAATAAGGACATTCCCTACTCGTTAATAGACACAAATGGTATAGTAATGGATTCAGTTATGATCAGAATACTCGGGAAGCATACATGTATATGCgggttatataaaatatgccaAGCAGTTACACATATACGCATATCGCGTTTACACAGAAGCTGGTGGTTGTTCTATTGcaatgtgttaaaaaatatatttgtctctttaaaacaattagtTACAATTCAGATTTGGTATCAACTTTCGTCCTAATTTCGACCTCCTGTTCTGTCCGCGCTGTTCGCATCTTAAAGACTTGAGATTTTTAAAGATTGCTTTAGAAACCGTATTGAAAGTTGTAACTAAATCTAACtgttactatttattattcgtATGGAGGATTTTTAATACTCACTGGTACCCACTACGCCATTTTCTGTGATAACTCTGTTCGCGGCTGTCGGTGGTTGACTTCCCTGCGTCTCCCCTTCGATTTGAGGTTCACCCTCGACAACACCTTGCTCTTGCGCGACTTCATTAGTATTTTCCGTGAACGATCTAGCATGTGGTGGTAAATTGAGCGCACAATGCGCCTTCGTCATTTTCGCGGTGGACAAGGAAATTCGTTGAAGTTCTGAACTCGAGTGAAGATATAGCGCTTCTCCGGctttcgtaaatattaaagaagaaatacCACTAGAAGACGAAAgatatatattgcaaaatcGCAAACGTTTGACATTAAgatacgaaataaaaatataaaaatttgaaaatacaaaCTTAATGTCCTCTCTCTTGATCGCAGCGGCATTCAACTGTCTTCTCAATTCCGGTATACTCAGCACCAAACAATCACCAAGATTCGTTAGACAAAGCAAGCAAGTTTCTTCGTGAGTTCCCACGGGTTCGACTTGACACGAGAATTTGGCAAAACCTGTTTTTCGTACCCTGGAACCTTCGTGAGCGGTCAATTTGTATTTGCAATATGGCTTCAGGGACGGAAGATTGAAAATCTTAAATTGTTCTTCGCTGGCAATTACAACTCTGTGCGTGGAAGTCATGTCGGGTCCGGGCGTCACACCCTTTTCGGCCTCGTAAGGTTCCGGTAACGGCACGCTAGATCCGTCGAGGATTGTGATCGCGATTACAGGTGCTCGATGCTTCAATTGTATCTCTTTGCCCAGTGTACAATTGACGTCTTCTTCCATTCTCCTCACACCAGCCGGTATAGCCAACGTGAAGACGTAAACCGTGCCATTGTTCGTGCCAGCCCAAAGTGTGGGTGTTGTATTTTGTACTGCAAACATATTTTAGGTCACTTTTACGATCactaatgttatatttacataaagatACTCACAGCTAATAATATAACTTCTGGCAAAATACAAGCACCGAACCATAGAGCCTAAAGCATCGTCGACAGGCCTCGCTTCCACTTGTCTTTCCACTGGTTTTAATTCTGTTGGCGATGGATCACCACTCGGTGAAGAAGCAACactaaattaaagtttaataattacacattgcttttctcatattttgatttaattgtcAAACATACCtgtctttcttcttttctgtAGGTGCAGTATTTCGTGTAGGGCTATTAGCGTTTGTCCGACGTTGCGAACGTCCCTTTCTCAATCTTCTAAAAGATTCCCtaagagattttttgaaagaCTTTCGTCGGGAGATAGGAGTGTCGCCTGCACCGGAAAGATCTGTaagacattaaataattattttaattacagtattattaatataaagagtaaaacaattttaaataaaagtatgtgtagaaattttaaatatccatAAACATTTGAACTTTCACTCTCTAAATTGTATTCGTAGTTTTATagaagtacataaaaaaagcTAGTATAATTTGAAGTAAAActtgtaaaacaaatttaaaagttgtCTCCTTTTATCGTAGCATTCACATACCATTTGGATTAAGTGTGCATTTAACACTGACAGCTTTAGATCTGATGTAATCAAAGACCGCGAGTCCGTGTGCTGTGCCACTGGCGAGTAATCCCCATTCACTGTGTAACGCTAACGATGTGACGGCGGCTGGTggatataattgtaaaagacTCTGCGGTTGAAATCCAACCGCAAACGATATACTCGTTGTTCTTGGTGGCAGATGATCGTGACCTTTCCACACGAACCCGTCGCGATCATTGACAATGTTCATTGTTATGGCCTTTATCTCTTTATTGGTCGGCTCCGAAGAGATGACAGCAGTGATAATATGTCCGGCTGTGCCGGCAATTACCAATGTTGATGATAATGGGCAAAGGAGAACTTTTTTCACGGCGAGTCGCGGATCATCGGAGTATGGATCGAAGATTCCAACTTTTTTGAACGGTGGCCATTCATCTTCGTCGTCCTCCGGGGGTTGTTCAAGCACGTCCAAATGCTCGCCAGTGAACAAAATCGACGAATTGTACTTGTATAGAGGGGTCAGAGCAACATCGGATGCGTTCCAAAACCTGACGGTACCGTCCTCATGTCCAGTAAGCAATAACTCTCTGTTTCGAGGCTTATCAGGATTCGCCGGCTTTTGGCAGAGAATATTGCCGCCATCGATGGGCCATAACTTGTCTGAATAAAGATGCTCAGTCTGCGCTTTACCGGCTGCTACGATCGCTTCCCAAAGTTCCTCGGGTACATTAGGCACATGTTGAGAACAAGTCACCTACAGTAATATGAAAAAGTTTGTATTGCATATCTCTCttaattttgctatttttattttaaaatactcaCCGAGCTTGCATGTAGAGATACTAAGTAAGGCAGAGCCATCATCTTCCATTCAGGATTGTTCAAATCGATAGCTACTAATTCTTCCTCAGCCAATACTATAAGCGCTTCTGGACCGATAGGATTCTCATtgttctcttcctcctccttaGGGAAGACAATGAAAAAGTCGATAATTTTAGATGTAAAATCAAAAACTAAATGTTTCTCCTTGGTCATAACAGTGATCGTATGTCGGTCTCCATAACTGGCGCGTTGCATACCACCGGAAAATAGCACGAGTTCACCGTGTCTACGAAAAAACCTTAAGTCAATTCtataaagaaaatagagaaaagtAGAAATTATACAATCTCGAAATGACTTACTCCGCGGTAGGGTACACGAGAATTTTGGTGACGGCCTTGCACGGGAACGGTCCGTAAAGTGTCGTGGGCTCCGGCACGGCATCGCTACCCGGGCTCCAAAACGCGTACGAACCGTCGTTGTGCGATGAGACAAAACGATTCTCGGAAATCCAGTGGACCGATTCCAGCTGTTGCGTGGAGACGAATGTCTGCGCACGCGAAAACAAACCCATCAGCTGCGCGTACACGTTCCACCAAAGACCACCAAAGACACAAACGACAATCAGAACGAGCAATACCATCTCACAATTCATTCTTAACCCTGCTGCTTCattcgattttattttaatcaattatttaattattatttttctcaagaATTACCATTCTTCTGTAGAATTACCATTACGGTAAAACAAAAGTTATTAGAGAGTTATTAGGGCTGATTATATTTGACTTATCcttcaaatataaaacaaaaaaaattctatattaaaaaataaataaatgcgtagtttttaattttagtttttaattttaatttcttctttttttcaatctttttaatttcatctttttcaaccttttttaattcagttcttcacacacaacacacatttttaaatattataaaataaaataaaaagacagcCTTTTTCTCTGACAATCGTATCaagaaaatctataaaaatttatttaaattcaattaaatgtatatcagAAATGAATGGGCTAGCAGGGTTAAACA of the Monomorium pharaonis isolate MP-MQ-018 chromosome 11, ASM1337386v2, whole genome shotgun sequence genome contains:
- the LOC105833256 gene encoding lethal(2) giant larvae protein homolog 1 isoform X1; amino-acid sequence: MLKFIRGKGQQPTAERQKLQKDLFAFRKTVQHGFPNKPTALAWDPSLRLMIIGTASGAIKVFGRPGVEFYGQHSVESGENAVTKIVALPNEGRVVSLCDDNSLHLWEINESSLVETKTLSLEGKLKKISAMCLESSGEHLLLGTEGGNIYLLNLKTFVTPENIIYQDVVMQNVPEDYKKNPGAVEAIAEQPGHPDNILIGYNRGLMVLWNKATPGAQQLMGLFSRAQTFVSTQQLESVHWISENRFVSSHNDGSYAFWSPGSDAVPEPTTLYGPFPCKAVTKILVYPTAEHGELVLFSGGMQRASYGDRHTITVMTKEKHLVFDFTSKIIDFFIVFPKEEEENNENPIGPEALIVLAEEELVAIDLNNPEWKMMALPYLVSLHASSVTCSQHVPNVPEELWEAIVAAGKAQTEHLYSDKLWPIDGGNILCQKPANPDKPRNRELLLTGHEDGTVRFWNASDVALTPLYKYNSSILFTGEHLDVLEQPPEDDEDEWPPFKKVGIFDPYSDDPRLAVKKVLLCPLSSTLVIAGTAGHIITAVISSEPTNKEIKAITMNIVNDRDGFVWKGHDHLPPRTTSISFAVGFQPQSLLQLYPPAAVTSLALHSEWGLLASGTAHGLAVFDYIRSKAVSVKCTLNPNDLSGAGDTPISRRKSFKKSLRESFRRLRKGRSQRRTNANSPTRNTAPTEKKKDSVASSPSGDPSPTELKPVERQVEARPVDDALGSMVRCLYFARSYIISLQNTTPTLWAGTNNGTVYVFTLAIPAGVRRMEEDVNCTLGKEIQLKHRAPVIAITILDGSSVPLPEPYEAEKGVTPGPDMTSTHRVVIASEEQFKIFNLPSLKPYCKYKLTAHEGSRVRKTGFAKFSCQVEPVGTHEETCLLCLTNLGDCLVLSIPELRRQLNAAAIKREDINGISSLIFTKAGEALYLHSSSELQRISLSTAKMTKAHCALNLPPHARSFTENTNEVAQEQGVVEGEPQIEGETQGSQPPTAANRVITENGVVGTTGEEESPKEPSLRPATSSVDVNGEDDRQDLSSIGDITIDSVKDHLLNSPLFRNATSSEELHNRLAGLKMEVTSRTSEIATQNQSLVVKTTTVVTQTTNSTTANGEVETSQANETQHVNSTTVEREICSGIETTTTHATITLPPNVEINAADLANLEVTTTTVTTTTERSKAPLARPEEVGS
- the LOC105833256 gene encoding lethal(2) giant larvae protein homolog 1 isoform X5, producing the protein MLKFIRGKGQQPTAERQKLQKDLFAFRKTVQHGFPNKPTALAWDPSLRLMIIGTASGAIKVFGRPGVEFYGQHSVESGENAVTKIVALPNEGRVVSLCDDNSLHLWEINESSLVETKTLSLEGKLKKISAMCLESSGEHLLLGTEGGNIYLLNLKTFVTPENIIYQDVVMQNVPEDYKKNPGAVEAIAEQPGHPDNILIGYNRGLMVLWNKATPGAQQLMGLFSRAQTFVSTQQLESVHWISENRFVSSHNDGSYAFWSPGSDAVPEPTTLYGPFPCKAVTKILVYPTAEHGELVLFSGGMQRASYGDRHTITVMTKEKHLVFDFTSKIIDFFIVFPKEEEENNENPIGPEALIVLAEEELVAIDLNNPEWKMMALPYLVSLHASSVTCSQHVPNVPEELWEAIVAAGKAQTEHLYSDKLWPIDGGNILCQKPANPDKPRNRELLLTGHEDGTVRFWNASDVALTPLYKYNSSILFTGEHLDVLEQPPEDDEDEWPPFKKVGIFDPYSDDPRLAVKKVLLCPLSSTLVIAGTAGHIITAVISSEPTNKEIKAITMNIVNDRDGFVWKGHDHLPPRTTSISFAVGFQPQSLLQLYPPAAVTSLALHSEWGLLASGTAHGLAVFDYIRSKAVSVKCTLNPNDLSGAGDTPISRRKSFKKSLRESFRRLRKGRSQRRTNANSPTRNTAPTEKKKDSVASSPSGDPSPTELKPVERQVEARPVDDALGSMVRCLYFARSYIISLQNTTPTLWAGTNNGTVYVFTLAIPAGVRRMEEDVNCTLGKEIQLKHRAPVIAITILDGSSVPLPEPYEAEKGVTPGPDMTSTHRVVIASEEQFKIFNLPSLKPYCKYKLTAHEGSRVRKTGFAKFSCQVEPVGTHEETCLLCLTNLGDCLVLSIPELRRQLNAAAIKREDINGISSLIFTKAGEALYLHSSSELQRISLSTAKMTKAHCALNLPPHARSFTENTNEVAQEQGVVEGEPQIEGETQGSQPPTAANRVITENGVVGTN